A window from Sphingobacterium hotanense encodes these proteins:
- a CDS encoding class D beta-lactamase OXA-347, which yields MKNILFVVFISMIFLFVCCNTTTNKNIIETEISDFDKILDSFQVNGSILIYDNDKNTFYSNDFDWAKNGKLPASTFKIPNSIIAVELGIIENDTTILKWNGEQRKMDIWEKDLSFKDAFRISCVPCYQEIARKIGTIKMKEYLEKFEYKNMIFDSLTIDNFWLEGNSKISQKQQIDFLRKFYFSKFPISDRTIKIVKNIMEIERTENYILSGKTGLSSIEEKYNGWFVGYVETKSNVYFFATNVIPTDGLNVDDFISSRINVTKNALKQMNIMK from the coding sequence ATGAAAAATATTTTATTTGTAGTTTTTATTTCAATGATATTTTTATTTGTTTGCTGTAACACAACAACGAATAAAAACATAATTGAAACAGAAATTTCTGATTTTGACAAAATTTTAGATAGTTTTCAAGTAAATGGTTCAATTCTAATTTATGATAACGACAAGAATACTTTTTACTCAAATGACTTTGATTGGGCTAAAAACGGAAAATTACCTGCATCAACATTCAAAATTCCAAATTCTATAATTGCTGTTGAATTAGGCATTATTGAAAATGATACAACTATTTTAAAATGGAATGGCGAGCAGAGAAAAATGGATATTTGGGAAAAAGATTTATCATTTAAAGATGCTTTTAGAATTTCCTGTGTTCCTTGCTATCAGGAAATTGCAAGGAAAATCGGAACAATTAAAATGAAAGAATATTTAGAAAAATTTGAGTATAAAAATATGATTTTTGACAGTTTAACGATTGACAATTTTTGGCTTGAAGGAAATTCAAAAATATCTCAAAAACAACAAATCGACTTTTTAAGGAAATTCTATTTTTCAAAATTTCCAATTTCTGATAGGACAATAAAGATTGTCAAAAATATTATGGAAATTGAGCGAACTGAAAATTACATTTTAAGCGGTAAGACTGGATTAAGTTCGATAGAAGAAAAATATAATGGTTGGTTTGTTGGTTATGTTGAAACAAAATCTAATGTTTATTTTTTTGCAACAAATGTAATTCCGACAGACGGATTGAATGTTGATGATTTTATTTCATCGAGAATTAATGTAACAAAAAATGCGTTAAAGCAAATGAATATAATGAAATGA
- the catB gene encoding type B chloramphenicol O-acetyltransferase: protein MKNYFESPFKGKIIKDHITNPNIISGKYSYYSGYYHGHSFDDCARYLFPDRNDVDKLIIGSYCSIGSGASFIMAGNQGHKYDWISSFPFFYMSEFDVFSKSQDGFQKAGDTVVGNDVWIGSEAMIMPGVQIGDGAVIGSRALVTKDVEPYSIVGGNPAKLIKKRFSDDDIQKLQEMKWWEWDEETLFEAMPILCSNKIDLLYKFFRKMK, encoded by the coding sequence ATGAAAAATTACTTCGAAAGTCCTTTTAAAGGAAAAATAATCAAAGACCACATAACTAATCCCAATATAATTTCGGGTAAATATTCTTATTATTCTGGTTATTATCACGGTCATTCATTTGACGATTGTGCTCGTTATCTGTTTCCGGACAGGAATGATGTCGATAAACTAATTATCGGTTCTTATTGTTCAATAGGGAGCGGTGCAAGTTTCATAATGGCAGGTAATCAAGGTCATAAATATGATTGGATTTCCAGTTTTCCATTTTTTTATATGTCTGAATTTGATGTTTTCAGTAAAAGCCAAGATGGATTTCAAAAAGCAGGAGATACAGTTGTTGGGAATGATGTTTGGATTGGTAGTGAAGCTATGATAATGCCAGGAGTTCAGATAGGAGATGGAGCTGTTATTGGCAGTCGTGCTTTGGTTACAAAAGATGTTGAACCTTATTCAATTGTAGGGGGAAATCCAGCCAAATTGATAAAAAAGAGATTTAGTGATGATGACATCCAAAAATTGCAGGAAATGAAATGGTGGGAATGGGATGAAGAAACCCTTTTTGAAGCAATGCCAATTCTTTGTTCAAATAAAATCGATTTGTTGTACAAGTTTTTTAGAAAAATGAAATGA
- a CDS encoding IS1182 family transposase: MLSTQQKIQFSSYSGLYDIIVPKDNLLRKINDLIDFSFIYDELLAKYCQTNGRTAESPIKMFKYLLLKTIYTVSDVDVVERSRYDMSFKYFLEMAPEEDVINSSSLTKFRKLRLKDMDLLNLLINKTVMIALEKGIIKSKSIIVDATHTVSRSNPHTALAVLRERSKLLRKAIYQIDGEYKRNLPQKNESNDLDQELAYCRELQRVLDEDQSISEIPAVKEKLNLLKETIEDTKEYYLLSKDDEARLGHKSVDSSFFGYKTHLAMTEERIITAAVVTTGEKGDGPELPRLLEISQQNGMQVDTIIGDAAYSGKENLQLAKEQNIDIIAKLNPSITQGFRKDKDKFDYNKDADMFVCPAGHLAIRKARQGKKEQGTNQTETYYFDVKKCKVCPLRDGCYKQGARTKSYSVSIKSELHRDQMAFQQTDYYRSKSKQRYKIEAKNSELKNVHGYGRADAYGIHNMEMQGAMAIFTVNLKRILKLI, encoded by the coding sequence ATGCTCTCTACCCAACAAAAAATACAGTTCAGTTCCTATTCAGGATTGTACGATATCATCGTACCAAAAGATAATCTACTTCGAAAAATCAACGATCTTATCGATTTCAGTTTTATCTATGACGAGCTTTTGGCTAAGTATTGCCAGACGAATGGCCGTACAGCGGAGAGCCCTATCAAGATGTTCAAATACCTTCTGTTAAAAACGATCTACACCGTTTCGGATGTAGATGTCGTTGAACGTTCCAGATATGATATGTCCTTCAAATATTTTCTTGAAATGGCACCAGAGGAGGATGTGATCAATTCAAGTTCGCTTACCAAATTCCGCAAACTACGATTAAAAGATATGGATCTGTTGAACCTGTTGATCAATAAGACGGTAATGATTGCTCTTGAAAAAGGCATTATAAAATCAAAGTCTATTATCGTAGACGCGACCCATACCGTTTCCAGATCGAATCCGCACACAGCATTGGCAGTACTCAGGGAACGCTCCAAACTATTAAGAAAAGCGATATATCAGATTGATGGGGAATACAAGAGGAATCTACCACAAAAGAATGAATCCAACGACCTGGATCAAGAGCTTGCTTATTGCAGGGAATTACAGAGGGTCCTTGATGAAGATCAATCTATCAGTGAAATACCGGCTGTGAAAGAAAAGCTGAATCTGTTGAAGGAAACCATTGAAGACACAAAAGAATACTATCTGCTCTCTAAGGATGATGAGGCCAGACTTGGACACAAGTCAGTGGACAGCAGTTTCTTTGGCTATAAAACACATCTGGCGATGACTGAGGAACGCATCATTACAGCAGCGGTCGTTACTACAGGCGAAAAAGGTGATGGCCCTGAACTACCTAGGTTATTAGAGATCAGCCAGCAGAATGGAATGCAAGTGGATACAATAATAGGTGATGCCGCGTATTCGGGAAAAGAAAATCTTCAGTTGGCAAAAGAACAAAACATTGATATCATCGCTAAATTAAATCCATCCATTACCCAAGGCTTTAGGAAAGATAAAGACAAGTTTGACTATAATAAAGATGCGGATATGTTTGTTTGTCCCGCAGGACATTTGGCCATCCGCAAGGCGCGTCAGGGAAAGAAGGAACAAGGTACAAATCAAACGGAGACCTATTACTTTGATGTGAAGAAATGTAAGGTCTGTCCTCTTAGGGACGGATGTTACAAGCAAGGGGCCAGAACCAAATCCTATTCAGTCTCCATAAAATCCGAACTCCATAGGGATCAGATGGCTTTCCAGCAAACCGATTATTATCGAAGCAAGTCTAAGCAAAGGTATAAGATCGAGGCCAAGAACAGTGAGCTCAAGAATGTCCATGGCTATGGCAGAGCTGATGCTTATGGAATCCATAATATGGAAATGCAGGGCGCAATGGCCATCTTCACCGTAAACCTGAAAAGAATCCTGAAATTGATATAA
- the tet(X) gene encoding tetracycline-inactivating monooxygenase Tet(X), whose product MTMRIDTDKQMNLLSDKNVAIIGGGPVGLTMAKLLQQNGIDVSVYERDNDREARIFGGTLDLHKGSGQEAMKKAGLLQTYYDLALPMGVNIADKKGNILSTKNVKPENRFDNPEINRNDLRAILLNSLENDTVIWDRKLVMLEPGKKKWTLTFENKPSETADLVILANGGMSKVRKFVTDTEVEETGTFNIQADIHQPEINCPGFFQLCNGNRLMASHQGNLLFANPNNNGALHFGISFKTPDEWKNQTQVDFQNRNSVVDFLLKEFSDWDERYKELIHTTLSFVGLATRIFPLEKPWKSKRPLPITMIGDAAHLMPPFAGQGVNSGLVDALILSDNLADGKFNSIEEAVKNYEQQMFIYGKEAQEESTQNEIEMFKPDFTFQQLLNV is encoded by the coding sequence ATGACAATGCGAATAGATACAGACAAACAAATGAATTTACTTAGTGATAAGAACGTTGCAATAATTGGTGGTGGACCCGTTGGACTGACTATGGCAAAATTATTACAGCAAAACGGCATAGACGTTTCAGTTTACGAAAGAGACAACGACCGAGAGGCAAGAATTTTTGGTGGAACCCTTGACCTACACAAAGGTTCAGGTCAGGAAGCAATGAAAAAAGCGGGATTGTTACAAACTTATTATGACTTAGCCTTACCAATGGGTGTAAATATTGCTGATAAAAAAGGCAATATTTTATCCACAAAAAATGTAAAGCCCGAAAATCGATTTGACAATCCTGAAATAAACAGAAATGACTTAAGGGCTATCTTGTTGAATAGTTTAGAAAACGACACGGTTATTTGGGATAGAAAACTTGTTATGCTTGAACCTGGTAAGAAGAAGTGGACACTAACTTTTGAGAATAAACCGAGTGAAACAGCAGATTTGGTTATTCTTGCCAATGGCGGGATGTCCAAGGTAAGAAAATTTGTTACCGACACGGAAGTTGAAGAAACAGGTACTTTCAATATACAAGCCGATATTCATCAACCAGAGATAAACTGTCCTGGATTTTTTCAGCTATGCAATGGAAACCGGCTAATGGCATCTCACCAAGGTAATTTATTATTTGCTAACCCCAATAATAATGGTGCATTGCATTTTGGAATAAGTTTTAAAACACCTGATGAATGGAAAAACCAAACGCAGGTAGATTTTCAAAACAGAAATAGTGTCGTTGATTTTCTTCTGAAAGAATTTTCCGATTGGGACGAACGCTACAAAGAATTGATTCATACGACGTTGTCATTTGTAGGATTGGCTACACGGATATTTCCTTTAGAAAAGCCTTGGAAAAGCAAGCGCCCATTACCCATAACAATGATTGGGGATGCCGCACATTTGATGCCGCCTTTTGCAGGGCAGGGAGTAAATAGTGGGTTGGTGGATGCCTTGATATTGTCTGATAATCTAGCCGATGGAAAATTTAATAGCATTGAAGAGGCTGTTAAAAATTATGAACAGCAAATGTTTATCTATGGCAAAGAAGCACAAGAAGAATCAACTCAAAACGAAATTGAAATGTTTAAACCCGACTTTACGTTTCAGCAATTGTTAAATGTATAA
- a CDS encoding tyrosine-type recombinase/integrase, producing the protein MNSEIILETFEKRLLMQRYAANTIRSYKDYASIFLKHVSKYPSLEEIPLSDIEAFINEKVQNGKISVSYQKGLVGAIKKMYELILDKKIQLDYLYPKRSFSKLPKFFSKEEVRNILDNTQNLKHKAILMTIYSCGLRLSELLNLKIKDIKSSDGIIRIHQSKGNKDRIVSLPDKLLATLRHYYQAFKPKEYLFEGEKGGKYSERSVQLILKKALIKANVQSEGSVHTLRHSYATHLIQSGIDIRIVKELLGHENIKTTMIYTHITDIDKQKTPSPLDFL; encoded by the coding sequence ATGAATAGCGAAATCATACTTGAAACCTTCGAAAAGAGATTGCTGATGCAGAGATATGCTGCCAATACCATTAGATCGTACAAGGATTACGCTAGTATATTTCTTAAACATGTTAGCAAATATCCCTCCCTTGAAGAAATTCCACTGTCAGATATTGAGGCGTTTATAAACGAAAAAGTTCAAAATGGGAAAATTAGTGTTTCCTATCAAAAAGGATTAGTGGGCGCAATCAAGAAGATGTACGAACTGATATTGGACAAAAAAATCCAACTGGATTACTTATACCCGAAACGCTCATTTTCTAAATTACCTAAATTCTTTTCAAAAGAAGAAGTAAGAAATATTCTCGATAACACTCAAAATCTAAAACACAAGGCTATTCTGATGACAATCTATAGTTGTGGACTACGTCTTAGCGAACTGTTGAATCTCAAAATCAAAGACATAAAATCTTCCGATGGAATTATCAGAATCCATCAAAGCAAAGGCAATAAAGATCGGATTGTATCATTACCAGACAAATTGCTGGCGACTTTGAGACATTATTATCAAGCATTCAAGCCAAAGGAGTACCTCTTCGAAGGTGAGAAGGGTGGCAAGTATAGCGAACGAAGTGTACAGTTGATTCTGAAAAAAGCATTGATCAAAGCAAATGTTCAGTCGGAAGGCTCTGTACATACATTGCGACATTCTTATGCCACACATTTAATCCAATCAGGTATCGATATCCGAATTGTAAAAGAGTTATTGGGTCATGAAAATATAAAAACGACTATGATCTACACTCATATCACTGACATAGACAAGCAAAAGACTCCTAGCCCTCTTGATTTTTTATAA
- a CDS encoding FAD-dependent oxidoreductase produces MCNSQLLKILKGNNQIFCEVFICYTLGIHQSYFDMFRDGARKSLWQSAVKKYEGSLGSSQRYDVVIVGAGLTGISTAYRLQDQGLKCLLIEANNIGFGTTGGTTAHLNDFFDTSFEEAINKFGLENARLFAEAGKEAMQVFAANVSLHNIDCDFQRKDAELFAIDDDQVKELAKIFEGAQKIGYEMKYTEHTQFPIPSKKALLIPGQAQFHPLKYINALAEEFLKTGGTFVENCLYESHKETGDEVLLYTSQGKIRSSHVVFATHTPPGISLLHFTTAPYRSYAIAFTLKNGDYPHTLGYDLHDPYHYYRTHIVDGKKMIIAGGEDHKTGHTDDAGACFARLENYCRNFFDIDRVHYAWSSQYFEPADGLPSIGILPSSSGRAFVATGFRGNGMTFGTLSSAILTDMIMQRPNRFAKLFDPNRFKPTAGFTTFIKENASVIKDMIGDKITMDRISSLADVQPGEAKVVRHEGAAYAIYAESSGQRHVLKSTCPHAKCEVRWNNAELSWDCPCHGSRFNVNGKMLCGPSTKGLERLE; encoded by the coding sequence TTGTGCAACTCACAACTTCTTAAAATTCTAAAAGGAAACAACCAAATCTTCTGTGAGGTGTTTATCTGCTATACATTAGGTATTCACCAATCATATTTCGACATGTTTAGAGACGGAGCACGCAAAAGTTTATGGCAATCTGCAGTAAAAAAGTATGAAGGATCCTTAGGAAGTAGTCAAAGATACGACGTAGTAATTGTCGGCGCTGGACTTACAGGTATTTCAACTGCTTACCGACTTCAAGATCAGGGATTAAAATGTCTTCTTATAGAAGCCAATAATATTGGTTTTGGTACGACGGGAGGCACCACGGCTCACCTAAATGACTTTTTCGACACGAGTTTTGAAGAAGCAATAAACAAGTTTGGGTTAGAAAATGCACGGCTGTTTGCCGAGGCAGGAAAAGAAGCTATGCAAGTCTTCGCTGCGAACGTTTCTTTGCATAACATTGATTGTGATTTTCAACGCAAGGATGCTGAACTTTTCGCTATTGATGACGATCAGGTAAAGGAATTAGCAAAAATTTTCGAAGGTGCGCAAAAAATTGGCTATGAGATGAAGTACACTGAGCATACTCAATTTCCTATTCCCTCCAAAAAGGCTTTGTTAATCCCAGGACAAGCTCAATTCCACCCACTGAAATATATCAATGCCCTGGCCGAGGAATTTTTAAAGACGGGAGGAACTTTTGTAGAAAACTGTCTTTACGAATCCCATAAAGAGACAGGCGACGAAGTCTTACTTTACACTAGTCAAGGTAAAATTCGGAGTTCGCACGTTGTTTTTGCAACCCACACTCCGCCAGGAATCAGTCTATTGCATTTTACAACAGCACCCTATCGAAGCTATGCAATCGCCTTTACATTAAAGAACGGTGACTATCCCCATACGTTGGGTTATGACCTCCATGATCCTTATCACTACTATCGGACTCATATCGTGGATGGAAAAAAAATGATCATTGCTGGCGGAGAGGACCATAAAACAGGCCACACCGACGATGCAGGAGCCTGCTTCGCACGCTTGGAAAATTACTGCCGGAACTTTTTCGACATTGACCGAGTTCACTACGCTTGGTCGAGTCAGTATTTCGAGCCCGCCGATGGTCTCCCTTCGATAGGAATCCTTCCGTCTAGTTCAGGTCGCGCTTTCGTCGCCACAGGATTCAGAGGTAACGGAATGACGTTTGGGACACTTTCCTCCGCCATCCTTACCGATATGATTATGCAGCGACCAAACCGATTTGCAAAACTGTTCGACCCCAATAGATTCAAACCTACGGCAGGCTTCACGACGTTCATCAAGGAAAATGCCAGCGTGATAAAAGACATGATCGGCGACAAAATTACTATGGATCGAATCAGCTCATTGGCCGACGTTCAACCCGGAGAGGCGAAAGTTGTACGACACGAAGGTGCTGCCTACGCCATTTATGCGGAAAGTAGTGGTCAAAGGCATGTTTTGAAAAGCACATGCCCGCATGCAAAGTGTGAAGTACGCTGGAATAACGCAGAACTGTCGTGGGATTGCCCGTGTCATGGCTCTCGCTTTAACGTAAATGGCAAGATGCTCTGTGGACCTTCGACCAAGGGACTTGAGCGCTTGGAATAA
- a CDS encoding RNA polymerase sigma factor, which translates to MTVLCSFTDTQLIARVKYGDHVAFTEIYERYWNVLFIHALKIVKSEDKAMDIVQDLFTALWEDAGMCKIQVSLKAYLYAAVRNRTLDVIRRQGVEIRYLESFNKHTIAGNLDTEETVSFNELVRLIDAGVADLPQQMQRIFCMSYREGQPHAQIADELNITIHTVKKTITRARHFLRAWFIQFLLLFSLLHLLS; encoded by the coding sequence ATGACCGTATTGTGTAGTTTCACTGATACACAGCTAATCGCTCGTGTTAAATATGGTGATCACGTGGCCTTCACAGAGATCTACGAACGATATTGGAACGTTTTGTTTATACATGCTTTAAAAATTGTTAAAAGCGAAGATAAAGCAATGGATATCGTTCAAGACCTTTTTACTGCACTATGGGAAGATGCTGGTATGTGCAAGATTCAAGTATCTCTAAAAGCCTATCTCTATGCGGCTGTTCGAAACAGAACTTTAGACGTCATCCGACGGCAAGGTGTTGAAATTCGGTACTTAGAATCGTTTAATAAGCACACAATTGCAGGGAACCTCGATACGGAAGAAACTGTTTCTTTTAATGAGCTCGTCAGGTTAATCGATGCTGGTGTAGCAGACTTACCCCAGCAAATGCAGCGTATTTTTTGTATGAGTTATAGAGAGGGGCAACCTCATGCGCAAATCGCGGACGAGCTCAACATCACCATCCATACCGTAAAAAAGACTATCACACGTGCACGTCATTTTTTGCGAGCGTGGTTTATACAATTTCTTCTTCTTTTTTCTCTATTACACCTCCTTTCTTAG
- a CDS encoding FecR family protein, which translates to MRREELQELLNRYLAGECTPSQKRMVETWFNQLSKEENELPYAPDWDIVKETIYDRLPQPKRHTRSIWLSVAAAVVLLVIAGSLHWKTSPTDKNDVQAKTESALKEANQIMLTLSDGKTLVMDKDQQGIRIDNMSIRYLDGNYPAIANSTESFDVRAGVKLSTPIGQQFRVVFEDETEVLLNAASTLSCPKVFSNDRREVHLDGEAFFKVSKNKDRPFYVKTLNQEIKVLGTSFGVSAFAEDETVKTTLVSGSVLVQPKNTRLAGVELSPGEQSILAKDKLRKEHVDTDSELSWLDGSFSFKSDDIQSVMKMLQRWYDIEVHYEGQVSKERFNGVIPRSESIDPVLELLEKTKSVRFKKEGRRITVMQ; encoded by the coding sequence ATGAGGAGAGAAGAGTTGCAAGAGCTTCTTAATAGATATCTTGCTGGAGAATGCACTCCCAGTCAGAAACGAATGGTGGAAACCTGGTTTAACCAATTGTCAAAGGAGGAGAATGAGTTGCCTTATGCGCCCGATTGGGATATTGTAAAAGAAACAATTTACGACCGCCTGCCTCAACCTAAACGTCATACTAGGTCGATTTGGCTGTCGGTTGCAGCGGCTGTAGTACTTCTCGTCATTGCAGGCTCCCTACATTGGAAAACTTCGCCTACTGATAAAAACGATGTGCAGGCGAAGACGGAAAGCGCCTTAAAAGAGGCGAACCAAATTATGCTAACCTTATCCGATGGAAAAACATTGGTAATGGATAAAGATCAACAAGGAATAAGAATCGACAATATGTCTATCCGCTATCTAGATGGGAATTATCCGGCGATTGCAAACTCTACAGAGTCTTTCGACGTAAGGGCGGGAGTCAAGCTGAGTACGCCTATTGGACAGCAATTTCGGGTCGTCTTCGAAGATGAAACGGAAGTCTTATTGAATGCGGCATCGACGCTATCCTGTCCGAAAGTATTTTCGAACGATCGAAGAGAAGTTCATCTTGATGGCGAAGCTTTTTTTAAGGTCTCTAAGAATAAGGACAGGCCTTTTTATGTAAAAACCCTTAATCAGGAAATCAAGGTTCTGGGAACATCTTTTGGCGTGAGTGCATTTGCAGAAGACGAAACTGTGAAAACGACGCTGGTTAGTGGATCTGTTTTGGTTCAGCCGAAAAATACGCGTTTAGCAGGTGTCGAATTGTCGCCCGGAGAGCAGAGCATTCTAGCGAAAGATAAATTAAGGAAAGAGCATGTGGATACCGATTCGGAGCTTTCCTGGCTCGATGGAAGCTTTTCCTTCAAGAGCGACGATATCCAGTCGGTTATGAAAATGTTGCAGCGATGGTATGATATCGAAGTGCATTATGAGGGGCAGGTGTCTAAGGAACGCTTCAACGGCGTGATTCCGCGTAGTGAAAGTATAGATCCAGTATTGGAGTTACTGGAGAAAACTAAATCTGTTCGCTTTAAAAAAGAAGGAAGGAGGATTACGGTTATGCAGTAG